In Francisella hispaniensis FSC454, a genomic segment contains:
- a CDS encoding HAD-IA family hydrolase, with the protein MIKNIFFDLDGTLVNTIGDLTVATNTMRQHFGLKPVSEDVLAKIIGKGYPTTVRKVLGLDFTDKDYIESIAVEGVKIVSQTYKNLNSANSKIYPNVIETLGFLKQQGIKMAVVTNKHEEDAIQSLTHLGLIDYFKLIVGGDTTPSYKPNSEPLLFAMDKLNARAEESLMVGDSLNDFLCAKEANVKTIIVGYGYHNGVNLESLDSFAYIDDFAEIKNLVKEINAY; encoded by the coding sequence ATGATAAAAAATATATTCTTTGACCTAGACGGTACTCTAGTAAATACTATAGGTGATCTAACAGTTGCTACAAATACTATGCGTCAGCATTTTGGACTTAAACCAGTATCTGAAGATGTTTTGGCTAAAATTATTGGTAAAGGCTATCCTACTACCGTCAGAAAAGTACTAGGATTAGATTTTACTGATAAAGATTATATTGAATCTATAGCTGTTGAAGGTGTCAAAATTGTTAGCCAAACATACAAGAATTTAAATAGTGCAAATAGCAAGATATATCCAAATGTTATTGAGACATTAGGGTTCTTGAAGCAACAAGGTATCAAAATGGCTGTCGTAACTAACAAGCATGAAGAAGATGCTATTCAATCCCTAACTCACTTAGGTTTGATTGATTATTTTAAACTTATAGTTGGTGGTGATACAACCCCTAGTTATAAACCTAACTCAGAACCATTACTTTTTGCTATGGATAAACTAAATGCTAGAGCAGAAGAAAGCCTAATGGTTGGCGATTCTTTAAATGATTTTTTATGTGCTAAAGAGGCAAATGTAAAAACTATAATAGTGGGTTATGGTTATCATAACGGTGTTAATCTAGAATCCCTAGATAGCTTTGCTTATATTGATGATTTTGCAGAAATTAAAAACCTTGTCAAAGAAATAAACGCGTATTAG
- a CDS encoding LysR family transcriptional regulator: MKMLYELKLFVAVINYANLSAAGREFYLSPASISNKINALEEYYQTKLLIRTTRKIEPTKAGEKLYTTAIKLLEQLENLEEDIQNNENSAEGVIKITIPFDLGKQIILPILDQFKEKNPNIQYDINLSDDVISYNQFPFDIAIRYGNLPDSNFIAKKLVDNYRMLCASPEYLKKMNISNINDIKVLENCDFITLKINSNTIKKWYLIDQKNNKHEVNIKPSYIVNNGYISRQMCLSGNGISEKSYWDVKQDLESGRLIQVLPKYRVTLNKNDKPENMISIVYPSKLFQPYRIRVLSEFIVDSFSKLKS; the protein is encoded by the coding sequence ATGAAAATGTTATATGAGCTCAAACTATTTGTAGCTGTGATTAACTACGCTAACTTATCTGCTGCTGGACGAGAATTTTATTTATCTCCAGCTAGTATTAGTAATAAAATTAATGCCCTCGAAGAGTATTATCAAACCAAGCTTTTAATAAGAACTACGAGAAAGATTGAGCCTACTAAAGCAGGAGAAAAGCTTTATACTACTGCTATTAAATTATTAGAGCAACTAGAGAACCTCGAAGAAGATATTCAAAATAATGAAAACTCCGCAGAAGGTGTTATTAAAATAACGATTCCTTTTGACTTAGGTAAGCAGATAATCCTACCAATTCTAGATCAGTTCAAAGAAAAAAATCCCAACATACAATACGATATAAATCTCTCTGATGATGTAATCTCTTATAACCAGTTTCCTTTTGATATAGCAATTAGATATGGCAATTTACCAGATAGTAACTTTATTGCAAAAAAGCTTGTCGATAACTATAGAATGTTATGTGCTAGCCCTGAATACCTAAAAAAGATGAATATATCTAATATCAATGATATTAAGGTATTAGAAAACTGTGATTTCATAACATTAAAAATAAACTCTAACACAATCAAAAAATGGTACTTAATTGATCAGAAAAATAACAAACATGAAGTTAACATAAAGCCATCTTACATAGTTAATAATGGTTATATAAGTAGACAAATGTGTCTCAGTGGAAACGGTATTAGTGAAAAATCATACTGGGATGTTAAGCAAGATTTAGAATCAGGAAGATTGATACAGGTTTTACCAAAATATAGAGTGACCCTAAACAAAAATGATAAGCCTGAAAATATGATAAGCATAGTATATCCTTCTAAACTTTTTCAACCGTATAGAATAAGAGTACTGAGTGAATTTATAGTAGATAGCTTTTCAAAACTCAAAAGTTAG
- a CDS encoding MFS transporter, with protein sequence MKKGLIPLMLGGLAIGMTEFIMMGILPQVAGYFNVSIPEAGHLISIYALGVVVGAPLLIFFSSRYSPKKLLIVISIMLALFNGLSIFATNYEFLMITRFLSGLPHGAFFGVGSVVAMRIADRGKESQAIALMFAGLTVANLLGIPLTTSLALMVGWQIAFVIVALIGIMTVITVLLFIPNLEPEKSEQSTSTSDKHILLKSNSWLALGVVSLGFAGLFAWYSYISPLMINVTQLSNTTIPYILFLAGLGMFFGNLYGGKLTDRFGAMNATVVTLVGLVLALLLMYLSANFKFFAIVISFGLGFFAFALVPAVQTLIIEVFKGSEMLGSTLSIAGFNIANAIGAFAGGLPIAYGFSYSSSVVAGMIVSIFGVLMIFMLKYRLSVSVKSV encoded by the coding sequence ATGAAAAAAGGTTTAATTCCACTAATGCTAGGTGGCCTTGCGATAGGGATGACAGAATTTATTATGATGGGAATACTTCCTCAGGTAGCAGGGTATTTTAATGTGAGTATTCCAGAAGCTGGGCACTTAATAAGTATATATGCATTAGGTGTGGTTGTTGGAGCACCGTTATTAATATTTTTCTCATCAAGATATAGTCCTAAAAAGTTACTTATAGTGATAAGTATTATGCTTGCATTATTTAATGGTTTATCAATATTTGCGACAAATTATGAGTTTTTAATGATTACGAGATTCTTATCAGGTTTACCTCATGGCGCGTTTTTTGGTGTTGGTTCTGTAGTTGCTATGCGTATAGCTGATCGAGGTAAAGAATCACAAGCTATAGCTTTGATGTTTGCTGGATTAACTGTAGCTAATCTTCTGGGGATTCCTTTGACAACATCTTTAGCACTGATGGTAGGATGGCAAATAGCATTTGTGATAGTTGCTTTGATAGGCATTATGACAGTTATTACAGTATTGTTGTTTATTCCAAATCTTGAGCCAGAAAAATCTGAGCAATCTACTAGTACATCAGATAAACATATATTATTAAAATCTAATAGCTGGCTAGCATTAGGTGTAGTTTCTTTAGGTTTTGCCGGATTATTTGCATGGTATAGCTATATATCTCCATTAATGATAAATGTAACACAGCTTTCAAATACAACTATCCCGTACATATTATTCTTAGCTGGGTTAGGAATGTTTTTTGGGAACCTATATGGTGGTAAATTAACTGATAGATTTGGTGCAATGAATGCTACAGTTGTTACTTTAGTTGGTCTTGTATTAGCGCTATTATTGATGTACTTAAGTGCTAACTTTAAATTCTTTGCAATAGTTATAAGCTTTGGATTAGGGTTCTTTGCATTTGCGTTAGTTCCTGCTGTTCAAACTTTGATAATAGAAGTGTTCAAAGGGTCTGAAATGTTGGGTTCTACTCTAAGTATTGCAGGTTTCAATATTGCTAATGCAATAGGTGCCTTTGCTGGTGGTTTACCAATTGCTTATGGTTTCTCATACTCAAGTAGTGTGGTTGCAGGTATGATAGTTTCTATATTTGGAGTATTAATGATATTTATGCTGAAATATAGACTATCAGTATCTGTTAAGAGTGTTTAG
- a CDS encoding copper homeostasis protein CutC yields MITLEICIDNYQSIINAQKSGANRLELCSALGVEGLTPSPSLVNFAKENFTGSLQAMVRHRVGDFYYDEIDQQIMLDDLKIMLELNVDGIVIGALTKENKIDKKFLEPFIELTKQAGKELTFHRAIDLTTDIYIATQEIINLGFDRILTSGTATNVITGLETIRSLQEKFGSQIQIMPGGGINSNNVKEILETTKVTNIHCSASKKILRDANSIAFPTSALEIKVSQIDEMIAIKSNLNN; encoded by the coding sequence ATGATAACCTTAGAAATCTGTATAGATAACTATCAATCAATTATTAATGCTCAAAAATCTGGTGCAAATAGATTAGAACTATGCTCTGCACTTGGAGTTGAAGGACTTACACCCTCTCCTAGCTTGGTTAACTTTGCTAAAGAAAATTTCACAGGTTCATTACAGGCTATGGTTCGCCATCGTGTAGGTGATTTTTATTATGATGAGATAGATCAGCAAATTATGCTCGATGATCTAAAAATAATGCTTGAACTAAATGTAGATGGAATTGTAATTGGTGCTTTAACTAAAGAAAATAAAATTGATAAAAAATTCTTAGAACCATTTATTGAACTTACAAAACAAGCTGGTAAAGAACTAACTTTTCATAGAGCAATTGATTTAACAACAGATATATATATAGCTACTCAAGAAATCATCAATCTAGGCTTTGATAGGATTCTAACATCAGGAACAGCTACTAATGTAATAACTGGTTTAGAAACTATAAGATCACTACAAGAAAAGTTTGGGAGCCAAATCCAAATCATGCCTGGTGGTGGAATTAACTCAAATAATGTAAAAGAAATACTCGAAACTACAAAAGTAACAAATATTCACTGCTCTGCTTCTAAGAAAATTTTGCGAGACGCTAACTCTATAGCTTTCCCAACTTCTGCTTTAGAGATCAAGGTTAGCCAGATTGATGAAATGATTGCGATAAAATCAAATCTTAATAATTAA
- a CDS encoding N(4)-(beta-N-acetylglucosaminyl)-L-asparaginase yields the protein MILIANDEGRGGVTEAFKRLKNRENGLRAIIEGIKLVENDTTIKTVGRGSWPDILGNVTLDASVMDGDDLRTGSIGALKGYANAVEVAYEVMQRLHHEILVADGANKFADEINATKIDNLLPEIKRVWQEHLDKHLTIEQRAKFPNIPLIELSKFAIDPEKVFDTTVYLSKDHNNTISSATSTSGWAWRYPGRLGDSPIIGAGSYADSRYGACACTHTGEMAIRCGTARSVVLYIKMGMSVKDAVLEATKDLRHLKTGYLDELTIHAIDNQDNYYVASFKGSEPVFYWVWTDDMDEPVKKQAELIS from the coding sequence ATGATTTTAATTGCAAATGATGAAGGTCGTGGTGGCGTAACTGAAGCTTTTAAAAGACTAAAAAATAGAGAAAATGGTCTTCGTGCTATTATAGAAGGTATCAAACTTGTCGAAAATGATACTACTATTAAAACTGTAGGTAGAGGCTCTTGGCCTGATATATTAGGTAATGTAACTCTAGACGCATCTGTAATGGATGGTGATGACTTACGCACCGGATCTATCGGAGCTCTTAAAGGTTATGCCAATGCTGTTGAAGTCGCTTATGAGGTTATGCAAAGATTACACCATGAGATATTAGTTGCTGATGGAGCTAATAAATTTGCTGATGAAATCAATGCTACAAAAATTGATAACTTATTACCAGAGATCAAGAGAGTATGGCAAGAGCATTTAGATAAGCATTTAACTATCGAACAAAGAGCTAAATTTCCAAATATTCCATTAATTGAACTTAGCAAATTTGCTATAGACCCTGAAAAAGTTTTTGATACTACCGTATATTTATCAAAAGATCATAACAATACAATCTCATCTGCCACAAGCACTTCTGGTTGGGCTTGGCGCTATCCTGGTAGATTAGGAGATAGCCCAATTATTGGAGCTGGCTCATATGCCGACTCTCGATATGGTGCTTGTGCATGTACACATACTGGTGAGATGGCTATTCGTTGTGGTACAGCTAGATCTGTAGTCTTGTATATAAAAATGGGAATGTCTGTAAAAGATGCTGTATTAGAGGCAACTAAAGACTTACGCCATCTGAAAACTGGATACCTTGATGAATTAACGATTCATGCTATTGATAATCAAGATAATTATTATGTGGCTAGTTTCAAAGGTAGTGAGCCAGTATTCTACTGGGTTTGGACTGATGATATGGATGAGCCTGTTAAGAAACAGGCTGAACTCATTTCATAA
- a CDS encoding peptide MFS transporter, with product MESLKHPKGLKFLFFAEMWERFSFYGLSAILILYMTQRLNFSEASSALIFGSYVTFLYITTAVGGILADRIIGYRRCVLIGGISIMTGHIIMALSGSNDSALFLGLGCISAGTGFFKSNVSTMVGRLYDDKEALRNSGFAYFYTGINFGSVLATFIVGFVGEKIGWHYGFGLAAFGMALGLLCFELGKKHFPKSCDEPNYNIMKRRLFLGLNVWQAIILFVMFSACIFAYLIAHPTESMVIISLSGIVLLVYLVSLWKSLGKAQKTNIAILLILSIFMLFYWSLSNQTSISIPLFIKSNIDLHILGFDMPVTTLMATQLTLLIIINPFFGILWQKLGQYNKEPSDELKFVFSLVFLALCFLFLSIAGSIAAHAGHSNVMWLLLCYLMLVFGELCISPVGLALVTRLAPEHLKSTMMGVWWTISAYAGFFGGIISSHIAVTKNTPAGSFASGYFKLFIAAIIMAVILFALTPILKKLTKTKV from the coding sequence ATGGAATCTTTAAAACACCCTAAAGGACTTAAATTTTTATTCTTCGCAGAAATGTGGGAACGCTTTAGTTTCTACGGACTGTCAGCAATTTTAATCTTATATATGACTCAAAGATTAAATTTCAGCGAAGCTAGCTCTGCTTTGATATTTGGCAGTTATGTGACTTTTCTTTATATCACTACAGCTGTTGGTGGGATATTAGCAGATAGAATCATCGGTTATAGGCGCTGTGTCCTGATAGGTGGAATATCTATTATGACTGGACATATAATTATGGCTTTGTCCGGCTCTAATGACTCAGCATTATTTCTAGGCTTGGGATGTATATCTGCTGGTACAGGTTTTTTTAAATCCAATGTATCTACTATGGTTGGTAGGCTTTATGATGATAAAGAAGCTCTACGCAATAGTGGCTTTGCTTATTTTTATACAGGGATTAACTTTGGATCTGTTCTAGCAACTTTTATTGTTGGCTTTGTTGGTGAAAAAATTGGTTGGCACTATGGTTTTGGTCTAGCAGCTTTTGGAATGGCTCTAGGATTGCTCTGTTTTGAGCTTGGCAAAAAACATTTTCCTAAAAGTTGTGATGAACCGAACTATAACATTATGAAAAGAAGACTTTTTTTAGGACTAAATGTTTGGCAAGCAATTATTTTATTTGTAATGTTTTCAGCATGTATTTTTGCTTATCTAATAGCTCATCCAACAGAATCAATGGTAATAATTTCATTATCTGGAATAGTTCTATTAGTTTATCTAGTCTCTCTATGGAAATCTCTTGGAAAAGCTCAAAAGACTAATATTGCGATTTTATTAATACTTTCAATATTTATGTTGTTCTATTGGTCACTAAGTAACCAAACATCTATTAGCATACCTTTATTTATAAAGAGTAACATTGATCTGCATATTTTAGGTTTTGATATGCCTGTGACTACACTTATGGCAACACAATTAACATTACTAATAATCATAAATCCTTTCTTTGGTATTCTATGGCAAAAATTAGGACAATATAACAAAGAACCATCTGATGAACTTAAATTTGTCTTTAGTTTAGTATTTCTTGCACTATGCTTTTTATTTTTGAGTATAGCGGGATCTATAGCAGCTCATGCTGGGCACTCAAATGTTATGTGGTTACTACTATGTTACTTAATGCTTGTATTTGGTGAGCTATGTATTTCTCCAGTTGGTTTAGCCTTAGTTACTCGTCTAGCTCCTGAACATCTAAAATCTACGATGATGGGTGTATGGTGGACGATTAGTGCTTATGCAGGATTTTTTGGTGGTATCATAAGCTCTCATATTGCTGTTACTAAAAATACGCCTGCTGGCAGCTTTGCCTCAGGATACTTCAAACTTTTTATTGCAGCAATTATTATGGCTGTTATATTATTTGCCTTAACCCCAATATTAAAAAAACTAACTAAAACTAAGGTATAA
- a CDS encoding ATP-grasp domain-containing protein, whose protein sequence is MFKTTTKRVLIVNPGPSAEYTITELFKNDVEIFIIITLDPIVILKLIEKVIIKIKNIIIASEDNFDISYLESLNFDYIICGQEESILIFDRLMNKLLPQYANSLNTSLVRKDKYLTHEVLRAKGLNYINQKQISYEDYTEVDMDYPCFIKPLDGSASIGAQRLNSDFDKENYMKQRLVSPMARVYDKFIISELIQGKEYFVDAFSVNGKHYISSIQKYDKIIFKGTPIPISSELEKDQVILDIITQYIKPVLSALGLENGFSHSELFLTADNKPVLIELNPRVSGATGAANITAAFTGNKTQLDIFAEKILARNIPQRQAMFAKTLCLYNFTNNPLIDLNTLKSTFSSIKVVNQLKPVGYVRNNDSNLSILDIVAFMVLQNDNFEELEKDAQQILRYDIETGYTSI, encoded by the coding sequence ATGTTTAAAACTACAACTAAGAGAGTACTAATAGTTAATCCAGGCCCATCTGCAGAGTATACTATAACCGAATTATTCAAAAATGATGTTGAAATATTTATCATAATAACTTTAGATCCTATTGTTATCTTAAAGCTTATAGAAAAAGTTATAATCAAAATAAAAAACATTATTATTGCAAGCGAGGATAATTTTGATATCAGTTACCTCGAGTCATTAAATTTTGACTACATTATATGTGGACAAGAAGAGTCTATCCTAATATTTGATAGACTTATGAATAAATTACTTCCGCAATATGCAAATAGTCTTAATACTAGCTTAGTTAGAAAAGATAAATATCTTACCCATGAGGTTCTGAGAGCTAAGGGTTTAAACTATATAAACCAAAAACAAATCAGTTATGAAGATTATACTGAAGTAGATATGGATTATCCTTGTTTTATCAAGCCTTTAGATGGTAGTGCAAGTATAGGTGCACAACGTTTAAACTCCGATTTTGACAAAGAGAATTATATGAAACAGCGCCTAGTATCACCAATGGCTAGGGTTTATGATAAATTTATTATTTCTGAGTTGATTCAAGGCAAGGAATATTTTGTAGACGCTTTTTCTGTTAATGGAAAACACTATATATCGTCAATTCAGAAGTATGATAAGATAATATTTAAAGGTACGCCTATTCCTATATCATCAGAGCTTGAAAAAGATCAAGTTATTCTAGATATAATCACTCAATATATAAAGCCAGTACTTTCAGCATTAGGTTTAGAAAATGGCTTCTCTCATAGCGAACTTTTTCTTACTGCAGATAATAAACCGGTATTAATAGAGTTAAATCCTAGAGTATCAGGAGCAACTGGAGCTGCAAATATTACCGCTGCATTTACTGGTAATAAAACTCAATTAGATATATTTGCCGAGAAGATTTTAGCTAGAAATATACCACAAAGACAAGCAATGTTTGCAAAAACATTGTGCTTGTATAATTTTACTAACAATCCGTTAATTGATCTTAACACTTTAAAATCTACGTTTTCATCCATAAAAGTAGTTAATCAGCTAAAGCCAGTTGGTTATGTTAGAAATAATGACTCAAATTTATCAATACTTGATATTGTTGCCTTTATGGTATTACAAAATGATAATTTTGAAGAATTAGAAAAAGATGCTCAACAAATACTTAGGTACGATATCGAAACTGGTTATACAAGTATATAA
- a CDS encoding AI-2E family transporter, giving the protein MIVIKMTSYTTIKKLSIICLVGALIGWVLYPFIYPILFAGLLAIILAPLQLYLEQHIGRHKSSFLIVIAILLCIFIPLLIVLSYVITEIISYLQHSESLSQTFSQLSKSIANIPYIGTTLQEHFDKLLNMVNQDKNMIISNLGKILPTIRYIGFTSVSLVTDFLITLLLVYQFLVSSTSLEKFLKKIVLKDFHDSDSFISAAIVTTRRVSLAIFLTAMLVGCIMTITFSMVGIPSPILFGFIAAIASMVPFMVGIVYILIGASVFVIYGATKAIIILIIGFSLNIFTDNIMQPKIINKQVKLSFVASLIGIMGGIHAFGFIGIFLGPVIFNVAFVGIEKLMNNQEY; this is encoded by the coding sequence ATTATTGTTATTAAAATGACCTCTTATACGACTATCAAGAAATTAAGTATTATTTGTTTAGTTGGCGCACTAATCGGTTGGGTTTTATATCCTTTTATCTATCCCATTTTATTTGCTGGACTACTTGCGATAATCCTTGCACCTTTACAATTATACTTAGAGCAACATATTGGAAGACATAAAAGTAGTTTTCTAATTGTGATTGCTATCTTATTATGTATTTTTATACCCTTACTCATCGTATTATCTTATGTGATTACAGAGATTATTTCATATTTACAGCATAGCGAATCTCTATCTCAAACTTTTTCACAATTAAGCAAATCAATAGCAAATATTCCTTACATTGGTACTACTCTTCAAGAACATTTTGATAAACTTCTCAACATGGTTAATCAAGATAAAAATATGATAATTTCTAATCTTGGAAAAATCTTACCAACAATAAGATATATCGGCTTTACATCAGTAAGTCTTGTAACTGATTTCTTAATAACGCTTTTACTAGTCTATCAATTTTTAGTAAGTAGTACTAGTTTAGAAAAATTTCTCAAAAAAATTGTGCTAAAGGATTTTCATGATAGTGATAGTTTTATATCAGCAGCCATTGTGACAACTCGTAGAGTTAGTTTAGCAATATTTCTCACGGCAATGCTTGTCGGATGTATCATGACAATTACTTTCTCCATGGTAGGTATACCAAGCCCTATATTATTTGGATTTATCGCCGCTATTGCTTCAATGGTTCCATTTATGGTTGGTATAGTTTATATCTTAATTGGTGCGAGTGTATTTGTTATATATGGTGCAACAAAAGCTATTATTATTTTGATTATTGGTTTTAGTCTAAATATTTTTACAGATAATATTATGCAACCAAAAATTATTAACAAACAAGTTAAACTTAGTTTTGTTGCTTCACTAATAGGTATTATGGGAGGTATTCATGCTTTTGGTTTTATTGGAATATTTCTTGGTCCAGTAATATTTAATGTGGCTTTTGTAGGTATTGAAAAACTAATGAACAACCAAGAATACTAA
- a CDS encoding SDR family oxidoreductase, whose protein sequence is MPSPYKKTIIITGANRGIGLGFVKHYLGKNFNVIATCRDPAKANDLKELSKEYQNLIIEKLDVSSPTNQEQLLQKYKSIVIDILINNAGVYPEHHQKFSISETDPNWVNNAFQINCLGPFQLIHNFKDNLLKSTKPIVINMGSQAGSISQTQAGFGYAYRISKAALNMLTKTFAAECPQIITISLRPGWVKTAMGGDNANLEISDSIQAMTNLIENLSHKDSGKFLDAQRNQQPW, encoded by the coding sequence ATGCCATCTCCATATAAAAAAACTATTATAATAACCGGTGCAAATAGAGGTATAGGTCTTGGTTTCGTCAAACACTATTTAGGAAAAAACTTTAATGTAATCGCAACTTGCCGTGATCCAGCTAAAGCAAATGACCTAAAAGAACTTTCTAAGGAATATCAAAATCTTATTATAGAAAAACTTGATGTTAGTAGTCCTACAAACCAAGAGCAATTACTTCAGAAATATAAAAGTATAGTTATTGATATATTAATAAACAATGCCGGTGTTTATCCTGAACATCATCAAAAATTCAGTATTTCTGAAACTGATCCAAACTGGGTAAATAATGCTTTTCAAATAAACTGTCTTGGGCCTTTTCAACTTATACATAATTTTAAAGATAATTTACTGAAATCAACAAAACCTATAGTTATCAATATGGGTAGTCAAGCAGGATCTATTAGTCAAACACAAGCTGGTTTTGGGTATGCTTATCGTATCTCTAAAGCGGCTCTTAATATGCTAACCAAAACCTTTGCTGCTGAATGTCCTCAAATAATAACTATAAGCCTAAGACCAGGTTGGGTTAAAACTGCTATGGGTGGAGATAATGCTAATTTGGAAATTAGTGATAGCATCCAAGCAATGACTAATCTTATTGAAAATCTCAGTCATAAAGATTCTGGGAAATTTTTAGATGCCCAAAGAAACCAACAACCATGGTAA
- the sucD gene encoding succinate--CoA ligase subunit alpha has protein sequence MSVLVDKNTKVLVQGFTGKNGTFHSEQAIAYGTNIVGGVTPGKGGTTHLDRPVFNTMAEAVAATGADASVIYVPAPFVKDSAIEAIDSGVKLVVIITEGVPTLDMLVVKEYLKDKDVRVIGPNCPGIITPGECKIGIMPGHIHMKGKVGIISRSGTLTYEAVAQTTKLGFGQSTCIGIGGDPIPGMNQIEALKLLENDPQTEAIILIGEIGGTAEEEAAEYIKHNVTKPVIGYIAGVTAPPGKRMGHAGAIISGGKGTAEEKFAAFEAAGIAYTRSPAEIGKKLKEVTGW, from the coding sequence ATGAGCGTATTAGTTGATAAAAATACAAAAGTTTTAGTACAGGGTTTTACTGGTAAAAATGGTACTTTTCACTCAGAACAAGCTATTGCTTATGGTACAAATATTGTAGGTGGTGTAACTCCTGGTAAAGGTGGTACTACTCACTTAGATAGACCTGTTTTTAATACAATGGCTGAAGCTGTTGCAGCTACTGGTGCAGATGCATCTGTAATCTATGTACCAGCTCCGTTTGTAAAAGATTCTGCAATTGAGGCAATCGATTCTGGTGTTAAGCTAGTTGTAATCATCACTGAAGGTGTTCCAACTCTAGATATGCTAGTTGTTAAAGAGTACTTAAAAGATAAAGATGTAAGAGTAATTGGTCCTAACTGTCCAGGGATCATCACTCCAGGTGAGTGTAAGATCGGTATTATGCCTGGTCATATTCATATGAAAGGTAAAGTTGGTATCATTTCTCGTTCTGGTACTTTAACTTACGAAGCAGTTGCTCAAACTACTAAGCTAGGTTTTGGTCAATCTACTTGTATCGGTATAGGCGGAGACCCTATCCCAGGTATGAACCAAATCGAAGCTCTTAAACTTCTAGAGAATGATCCACAGACTGAAGCGATCATCTTAATTGGTGAGATTGGTGGTACTGCTGAAGAAGAAGCTGCTGAATATATCAAGCATAATGTAACTAAGCCTGTTATAGGATATATCGCTGGTGTTACAGCTCCTCCAGGAAAGCGTATGGGTCATGCTGGTGCTATCATCTCTGGTGGTAAAGGTACAGCTGAAGAAAAATTTGCTGCATTCGAAGCTGCTGGTATTGCTTATACTAGATCTCCTGCTGAGATTGGTAAAAAGCTTAAAGAAGTTACTGGTTGGTAA